From Linepithema humile isolate Giens D197 chromosome 8, Lhum_UNIL_v1.0, whole genome shotgun sequence, one genomic window encodes:
- the LOC105673751 gene encoding nuclear factor of activated T-cells 5 isoform X4 — protein sequence MAPDLEKRRQESRRGSGATLEHVNDHLGMLLQYRCVGSKPTELYIHGNNAGGTSSTVTASSVSRSATTPSNRTHPVTRRIVNQQQQQQQQQQQQQQQQQQQQQQQQQQQQQKQPRLPLSSFAGVAVRSSDDHGSRTGTTQDDNSNDSGLGSEERQQHVNPWNGANEEDSKRRKMDIKLESEDANFAFPEVAPGTSPDNKSLTATRTTVNGISLGGIAGSRAGNGIGNSVSRVVGVTRPRPAMGVLAKRTSTSHQGPVTLSSQLSNVSADGKAQLQIVCQPEQQHRARYQTEGSRGAVKDRSGNGFPIVRLIGYDKPTSLQVFIGTDMGRVLPHMFYQACRVSGKNSTPCVERKIDGTIVIEIDVEPAKDITCDCVGILKERNVDVEHRFPQEAGQLQGRSKKKSTRCRMIFRTTITHADGTTETLQVCSQPIVCTQPPGIPEICKKSLTSCPCTGGLELIILGKNFLKDTHVVFQLDSEDQSTILEPHWERNVIPDKEYLHPTHLVCVVPAYRRQDLASTETVSVKLYAVSSGKTSEPHTFLYTAASTPPQPSVGKVEPITPPLTNGDAALVTSSAAVPLATGVVTNTLISQAAAGSASFLTNPPTQAQQTASSETLKSDPSPPPTATSQVTPVMMWTTQSSNCHPNSPPDVMMPPPALVTNPLMNRRSSSSLQLILPDNLKTEVLDENSENSMLSENSMQSIPTPTASANGPASGTSPLQQLVNENSREAASSQADIMRTVAAATAGTSPVREVAVSGLLGVVDLMRNQHPLSMVNTHHSTSFAGMHESAQVQVLSPHHLKDTSSVLPTENSSNGAALQGAGVVDLRMKHHHHQPDFGTLSSFTGASGSQSMSAPSSHVVEKYLNHIESSVATNEEPDSPENEFAIQQRTSIISAGGQQSATSPGILSNAAEHEAIGSGQQTRTSPPIPVKTMLLEALIPAQNVQPLATAAGAASVSSATTVEQTGESLLTTINAALQLPEAQVNAATTTSNATIFPSDLQVAANAAGAAEHMQQQIQALTQQDVVAMQQQVQQVEQVVAQAQQQVEQVVAQAQQQAVQAVQQAQQQVVQQVVQHAQVVQQAVQQVQAVQQAQQVHVSMQRAVQATEVVVQQAVQQATQEVVQQVQAVQQAVQQAQAAQAMQQAVQQDIGSMLNQPAGFVAEASSALASGAAQEPSQQRLTNAAEQAINNVITNATKDIINNRPITTTTAHAIIATKNILNSVATQSAQLMNNAMEGILPKSPSASNNIVEQVASKSPPVALPVTPNRQAVTAPLPNPAASTAAGRKPEDGMLPQELTSMSEHDLLSYINPSCFEQLPQSGFLL from the exons GTAACAATGCAGGTGGTACGTCGTCAACGGTGACAGCATCGTCCGTCTCGAGGAGCGCCACAACCCCAAGTAATCGTACTCATCCCGTAACCAGAAGAATAGTCAatcagcagcagcaacagcaacagcagcagcagcagcagcaacaacaacaacaacaacaacaacaacaacaacaacagcagcaacaacaaaaGCAACCCAGATTACCATTATCGTCCTTTGCCGGCGTCGCCGTGAGGAGCTCGGATGATCACGGATCCAGAACCGGCACGACGCAGGACGACAACTCAAACGATTCCGGTCTTGGCTCCGAGGAGCGCCAGCAGCACGTCAAT CCTTGGAACGGTGCCAACGAGGAAGACTCGAAGAGAAGGAAGATGGACATCAAATTGGAATCCGAGGATGCAAACTTCGCATTCCCGGAAGTCGCTCCCGGCACCAGTCCCGACAACAAATCTCTGACGGCTACCAGAACCACCGTCAACGGGATCAGTCTGGGCGGTATAGCCGGCAGCAGAGCCGGCAACGGGATCGGCAATTCCGTCAGCAGAGTCGTAGGGGTGACTAGACCTCGACCGGCCATGGGCGTGCTAGCCAAACGGACGTCGACCAGTCATCAGGGACCTGTCACACTCAGCTCGCAACTAT CCAACGTTTCCGCCGACGGCAAGGCGCAACTGCAGATCGTCTGCCAGCCCGAGCAACAGCATCGCGCTCGTTATCAGACCGAGGGCTCGCGGGGCGCGGTGAAAGACCGCAGCGGAAACGGCTTTCCCATCGTGCGGCTGATCGGCTACGATAAACCGACGAGCCTGCAGGTGTTCATCGGCACCGACATGGGCCGCGTTCTGCCCCACATGTTCTACCAGGCGTGCCGCGTGAGCGGCAAGAACTCCACGCCGTGCGTGGAGCGCAAGATCGACGGCACGATCGTGATCGAGATCGACGTGGAGCCCGCCAAGGACATCACGTGCGACTGCGTCGGCATCTTGAAGGAGCGCAATGTCGATGTCGAGCACAGATTTCCGCAGGAAGCGGGACAGCTTCAGGGTCGAAGCAAGAAGAAGTCCACGCGATGCCGCATGATCTTTCGCACGACCATCACGCACGCCGACGGCACCACGGAGACCCTGCAGGTCTGCTCGCAGCCGATAGTCTGCA CTCAACCGCCTGGAATTCCGGAAATATGCAAGAAATCTCTAACGTCCTGCCCGTGCACCGGCGGGTTGGAGCTCATCATACTAGGCAAGAACTTTCTGAAGGACACCCACGTGGTCTTTCAGCTGGACAGCGAAGACCAGTCGACCATTCTCGAACCGCATTGGGAACGCAACGTAATACCGGACAAGGAGTATCTGCACCCGACGCATCTGGTGTGCGTGGTGCCGGCTTATCGCAGACAAGATCTAGCGTCCACGGAGACGGTCAGTGTGAAGCTGTACGCGGTGTCGTCCGGGAAAACCAGCGAGCCGCACACTTTTCTTTACACAGCCGCGTCCACGCCGCCGCAGCCGTCCGTGGGCAAAGTCGAGCCTATCACGCCCCCGTTGACGAATGGCGACGCGGCTCTAGTTACGTCCTCCGCTGCAGTGCCACTCGCCACGGGTGTGGTGACTAACA CTCTGATATCGCAAGCAGCTGCGGGTTCAGCAAGTTTCTTGACGAATCCTCCCACTCAGGCGCAACAGACCGCTTCTTCGGAGACTTTGAAGAGCGATCCCAGTCCACCGCCGACGGCAACCTCCCAAGTGACACCCGTGATGATGTGGACCACACAGTCCTCCAACTGCCATCCGAATTCGCCGCCCGATGTTATGATGCCGCCACCGGCGCTCGTGACGAACCCTCTAATGAATCGCCGATCTTCGTCGAGCCTTCAGTTGATCCTGCCGGATAACTTGAAGACGGAAGTACTGGACGAGAACAGCGAGAACAGCATGCTGAGCGAAAACAGCATGCAGAGCATCCCGACGCCGACGGCCTCTGCGAACGGACCGGCATCGGGCACATCCCCCCTCCAACAGCTGGTGAACGAGAACTCTAGAGAGGCCGCGTCTTCTCAAGCCGACATCATGAGAACCGTCGCCGCCGCGACAGCCGGCACCAGCCCCGTGCGAGAGGTGGCGGTGAGCGGTCTTCTCGGAGTCGTGGATCTAATGCGCAATCAGCATCCCCTGTCGATGGTGAACACGCATCATTCGACTTCGTTTGCAG GCATGCACGAATCGGCCCAGGTTCAAGTTCTGAGTCCTCATCATCTCAAGGACACTAGCAGTGTTCTGCCGACGGAAAACAGTTCCAATGGAGCCGCCCTTCAGGGCGCCGGTGTGGTGGACCTTCGCATGAAACACCACCACCATCAGCCCGACTTTGGCACGCTATCGAGTTTCACCGGCGCTTCCGGATCTCAATCAATGTCAGCGCCGAGCAGTCACGTAGTGGAGAAGTACCTGAATCATATAGAATCCTCGGTGGCCACTAACGAGGAGCCCGATAGCCCGGAGAACGAATTCGCCATTCAGCAACGGACTTCCATTATCTCGGCAGGCGGCCAGCAGTCGGCGACCTCTCCTGGAATTCTGTCCAACGCAG CAGAGCACGAGGCGATCGGCAGCGGCCAGCAGACCAGGACCAGTCCGCCGATACCAGTGAAGACGATGCTGCTGGAGGCGCTAATTCCTGCGCAGAATGTGCAGCCGCTGGCGACAGCCGCGGGCGCAGCGTCGGTAtcgtccgcgacgacagtggaACAGACGGGAGAGAGTCTACTGACTACTATCAATGCAGCTCTGCAGTTGCCGGAAGCGCAGGTCAACGCGGCGACCACCACGTCGAACGCTACG ATTTTTCCCTCTGATCTTCAGGTTGCTGCTAACGCGGCAGGCGCGGCGGAGCACATGCAGCAGCAAATTCAGGCGCTCACACAGCAAGATGTGGTCGCGATGCAGCAGCAGGTACAGCAGGTGGAGCAAGTGGTGGCACAGGCACAGCAGCAAGTCGAGCAAGTCGTTGCGCAAGCGCAGCAACAGGCGGTTCAAGCGGTGCAACAGGCCCAGCAACAAGTGGTCCAGCAAGTGGTGCAACACGCCCAAGTAGTACAGCAAGCCGTGCAGCAAGTGCAGGCCGTACAGCAGGCGCAGCAGGTACACGTGAGCATGCAGCGAGCGGTCCAGGCGACTGAGGTGGTGGTGCAACAAGCGGTGCAACAAGCGACGCAAGAAGTGGTGCAACAG GTCCAAGCTGTGCAGCAAGCTGTGCAGCAGGCACAAGCAGCTCAAGCCATGCAGCAGGCGGTTCAGCAAGACATCGGCTCCATGCTAAACCAGCCCGCGGGCTTCGTAGCCGAAGCTAGTTCCGCCTTGGCCAGCGGAGCTGCTCAGGAACCGTCGCAGCAGCGTCTGACAAACGCGGCCGAGCAGGCGATTAACAACGTCATCACCAACGCCACAAAGGACATCATCAACAATCGACCGATCACGACGACCACCGCTCACGCGATTATCGCCACGAAGAACATCCTGAATAGTGTGGCGACTCAGAGCGCGCAATTGATGAACAATGCGATGGAAGGGATTCTGCCGAAGTCGCCGTCGGCGTCGAATAACATTGTCGAGCAGGTCGCCAGCAAGTCACCGCCGGTCGCGCTTCCGGTCACGCCGAATCGCCAGGCTGTGACCGCGCCGCTTCCCAATCCCGCCGCGAGCACCGCGGCCGGTAGGAAGCCGGAGGACGGCATGCTACCTCAAGAGCTCACTTCCATGTCGGAACATGACCTTTTGAGTTACATCAATCCCAGTTGTTTCGAACAGCTGCCACAAAGTGGATTTCTCTTGTAG
- the LOC105673751 gene encoding nuclear factor of activated T-cells 5 isoform X3 — MLLKGRAATAKKYRRHHGKSGARSAAGNNAGGTSSTVTASSVSRSATTPSNRTHPVTRRIVNQQQQQQQQQQQQQQQQQQQQQQQQQQQQQKQPRLPLSSFAGVAVRSSDDHGSRTGTTQDDNSNDSGLGSEERQQHVNPWNGANEEDSKRRKMDIKLESEDANFAFPEVAPGTSPDNKSLTATRTTVNGISLGGIAGSRAGNGIGNSVSRVVGVTRPRPAMGVLAKRTSTSHQGPVTLSSQLSNVSADGKAQLQIVCQPEQQHRARYQTEGSRGAVKDRSGNGFPIVRLIGYDKPTSLQVFIGTDMGRVLPHMFYQACRVSGKNSTPCVERKIDGTIVIEIDVEPAKDITCDCVGILKERNVDVEHRFPQEAGQLQGRSKKKSTRCRMIFRTTITHADGTTETLQVCSQPIVCTQPPGIPEICKKSLTSCPCTGGLELIILGKNFLKDTHVVFQLDSEDQSTILEPHWERNVIPDKEYLHPTHLVCVVPAYRRQDLASTETVSVKLYAVSSGKTSEPHTFLYTAASTPPQPSVGKVEPITPPLTNGDAALVTSSAAVPLATGVVTNTLISQAAAGSASFLTNPPTQAQQTASSETLKSDPSPPPTATSQVTPVMMWTTQSSNCHPNSPPDVMMPPPALVTNPLMNRRSSSSLQLILPDNLKTEVLDENSENSMLSENSMQSIPTPTASANGPASGTSPLQQLVNENSREAASSQADIMRTVAAATAGTSPVREVAVSGLLGVVDLMRNQHPLSMVNTHHSTSFAGMHESAQVQVLSPHHLKDTSSVLPTENSSNGAALQGAGVVDLRMKHHHHQPDFGTLSSFTGASGSQSMSAPSSHVVEKYLNHIESSVATNEEPDSPENEFAIQQRTSIISAGGQQSATSPGILSNAEQTLVKLDALVNSAAEQMVSPLRTVNQNSAALLAEHEAIGSGQQTRTSPPIPVKTMLLEALIPAQNVQPLATAAGAASVSSATTVEQTGESLLTTINAALQLPEAQVNAATTTSNATIFPSDLQVAANAAGAAEHMQQQIQALTQQDVVAMQQQVQQVEQVVAQAQQQVEQVVAQAQQQAVQAVQQAQQQVVQQVVQHAQVVQQAVQQVQAVQQAQQVHVSMQRAVQATEVVVQQAVQQATQEVVQQVQAVQQAVQQAQAAQAMQQAVQQDIGSMLNQPAGFVAEASSALASGAAQEPSQQRLTNAAEQAINNVITNATKDIINNRPITTTTAHAIIATKNILNSVATQSAQLMNNAMEGILPKSPSASNNIVEQVASKSPPVALPVTPNRQAVTAPLPNPAASTAAGRKPEDGMLPQELTSMSEHDLLSYINPSCFEQLPQSGFLL, encoded by the exons GTAACAATGCAGGTGGTACGTCGTCAACGGTGACAGCATCGTCCGTCTCGAGGAGCGCCACAACCCCAAGTAATCGTACTCATCCCGTAACCAGAAGAATAGTCAatcagcagcagcaacagcaacagcagcagcagcagcagcaacaacaacaacaacaacaacaacaacaacaacaacagcagcaacaacaaaaGCAACCCAGATTACCATTATCGTCCTTTGCCGGCGTCGCCGTGAGGAGCTCGGATGATCACGGATCCAGAACCGGCACGACGCAGGACGACAACTCAAACGATTCCGGTCTTGGCTCCGAGGAGCGCCAGCAGCACGTCAAT CCTTGGAACGGTGCCAACGAGGAAGACTCGAAGAGAAGGAAGATGGACATCAAATTGGAATCCGAGGATGCAAACTTCGCATTCCCGGAAGTCGCTCCCGGCACCAGTCCCGACAACAAATCTCTGACGGCTACCAGAACCACCGTCAACGGGATCAGTCTGGGCGGTATAGCCGGCAGCAGAGCCGGCAACGGGATCGGCAATTCCGTCAGCAGAGTCGTAGGGGTGACTAGACCTCGACCGGCCATGGGCGTGCTAGCCAAACGGACGTCGACCAGTCATCAGGGACCTGTCACACTCAGCTCGCAACTAT CCAACGTTTCCGCCGACGGCAAGGCGCAACTGCAGATCGTCTGCCAGCCCGAGCAACAGCATCGCGCTCGTTATCAGACCGAGGGCTCGCGGGGCGCGGTGAAAGACCGCAGCGGAAACGGCTTTCCCATCGTGCGGCTGATCGGCTACGATAAACCGACGAGCCTGCAGGTGTTCATCGGCACCGACATGGGCCGCGTTCTGCCCCACATGTTCTACCAGGCGTGCCGCGTGAGCGGCAAGAACTCCACGCCGTGCGTGGAGCGCAAGATCGACGGCACGATCGTGATCGAGATCGACGTGGAGCCCGCCAAGGACATCACGTGCGACTGCGTCGGCATCTTGAAGGAGCGCAATGTCGATGTCGAGCACAGATTTCCGCAGGAAGCGGGACAGCTTCAGGGTCGAAGCAAGAAGAAGTCCACGCGATGCCGCATGATCTTTCGCACGACCATCACGCACGCCGACGGCACCACGGAGACCCTGCAGGTCTGCTCGCAGCCGATAGTCTGCA CTCAACCGCCTGGAATTCCGGAAATATGCAAGAAATCTCTAACGTCCTGCCCGTGCACCGGCGGGTTGGAGCTCATCATACTAGGCAAGAACTTTCTGAAGGACACCCACGTGGTCTTTCAGCTGGACAGCGAAGACCAGTCGACCATTCTCGAACCGCATTGGGAACGCAACGTAATACCGGACAAGGAGTATCTGCACCCGACGCATCTGGTGTGCGTGGTGCCGGCTTATCGCAGACAAGATCTAGCGTCCACGGAGACGGTCAGTGTGAAGCTGTACGCGGTGTCGTCCGGGAAAACCAGCGAGCCGCACACTTTTCTTTACACAGCCGCGTCCACGCCGCCGCAGCCGTCCGTGGGCAAAGTCGAGCCTATCACGCCCCCGTTGACGAATGGCGACGCGGCTCTAGTTACGTCCTCCGCTGCAGTGCCACTCGCCACGGGTGTGGTGACTAACA CTCTGATATCGCAAGCAGCTGCGGGTTCAGCAAGTTTCTTGACGAATCCTCCCACTCAGGCGCAACAGACCGCTTCTTCGGAGACTTTGAAGAGCGATCCCAGTCCACCGCCGACGGCAACCTCCCAAGTGACACCCGTGATGATGTGGACCACACAGTCCTCCAACTGCCATCCGAATTCGCCGCCCGATGTTATGATGCCGCCACCGGCGCTCGTGACGAACCCTCTAATGAATCGCCGATCTTCGTCGAGCCTTCAGTTGATCCTGCCGGATAACTTGAAGACGGAAGTACTGGACGAGAACAGCGAGAACAGCATGCTGAGCGAAAACAGCATGCAGAGCATCCCGACGCCGACGGCCTCTGCGAACGGACCGGCATCGGGCACATCCCCCCTCCAACAGCTGGTGAACGAGAACTCTAGAGAGGCCGCGTCTTCTCAAGCCGACATCATGAGAACCGTCGCCGCCGCGACAGCCGGCACCAGCCCCGTGCGAGAGGTGGCGGTGAGCGGTCTTCTCGGAGTCGTGGATCTAATGCGCAATCAGCATCCCCTGTCGATGGTGAACACGCATCATTCGACTTCGTTTGCAG GCATGCACGAATCGGCCCAGGTTCAAGTTCTGAGTCCTCATCATCTCAAGGACACTAGCAGTGTTCTGCCGACGGAAAACAGTTCCAATGGAGCCGCCCTTCAGGGCGCCGGTGTGGTGGACCTTCGCATGAAACACCACCACCATCAGCCCGACTTTGGCACGCTATCGAGTTTCACCGGCGCTTCCGGATCTCAATCAATGTCAGCGCCGAGCAGTCACGTAGTGGAGAAGTACCTGAATCATATAGAATCCTCGGTGGCCACTAACGAGGAGCCCGATAGCCCGGAGAACGAATTCGCCATTCAGCAACGGACTTCCATTATCTCGGCAGGCGGCCAGCAGTCGGCGACCTCTCCTGGAATTCTGTCCAACGCAG aGCAAACTTTAGTGAAACTTGACGCCTTAGTAAATTCCGCGGCTGAGCAGATGGTCTCCCCGTTGCGTACGGTGAATCAGAATTCCGCTGCATTGTTAGCAGAGCACGAGGCGATCGGCAGCGGCCAGCAGACCAGGACCAGTCCGCCGATACCAGTGAAGACGATGCTGCTGGAGGCGCTAATTCCTGCGCAGAATGTGCAGCCGCTGGCGACAGCCGCGGGCGCAGCGTCGGTAtcgtccgcgacgacagtggaACAGACGGGAGAGAGTCTACTGACTACTATCAATGCAGCTCTGCAGTTGCCGGAAGCGCAGGTCAACGCGGCGACCACCACGTCGAACGCTACG ATTTTTCCCTCTGATCTTCAGGTTGCTGCTAACGCGGCAGGCGCGGCGGAGCACATGCAGCAGCAAATTCAGGCGCTCACACAGCAAGATGTGGTCGCGATGCAGCAGCAGGTACAGCAGGTGGAGCAAGTGGTGGCACAGGCACAGCAGCAAGTCGAGCAAGTCGTTGCGCAAGCGCAGCAACAGGCGGTTCAAGCGGTGCAACAGGCCCAGCAACAAGTGGTCCAGCAAGTGGTGCAACACGCCCAAGTAGTACAGCAAGCCGTGCAGCAAGTGCAGGCCGTACAGCAGGCGCAGCAGGTACACGTGAGCATGCAGCGAGCGGTCCAGGCGACTGAGGTGGTGGTGCAACAAGCGGTGCAACAAGCGACGCAAGAAGTGGTGCAACAG GTCCAAGCTGTGCAGCAAGCTGTGCAGCAGGCACAAGCAGCTCAAGCCATGCAGCAGGCGGTTCAGCAAGACATCGGCTCCATGCTAAACCAGCCCGCGGGCTTCGTAGCCGAAGCTAGTTCCGCCTTGGCCAGCGGAGCTGCTCAGGAACCGTCGCAGCAGCGTCTGACAAACGCGGCCGAGCAGGCGATTAACAACGTCATCACCAACGCCACAAAGGACATCATCAACAATCGACCGATCACGACGACCACCGCTCACGCGATTATCGCCACGAAGAACATCCTGAATAGTGTGGCGACTCAGAGCGCGCAATTGATGAACAATGCGATGGAAGGGATTCTGCCGAAGTCGCCGTCGGCGTCGAATAACATTGTCGAGCAGGTCGCCAGCAAGTCACCGCCGGTCGCGCTTCCGGTCACGCCGAATCGCCAGGCTGTGACCGCGCCGCTTCCCAATCCCGCCGCGAGCACCGCGGCCGGTAGGAAGCCGGAGGACGGCATGCTACCTCAAGAGCTCACTTCCATGTCGGAACATGACCTTTTGAGTTACATCAATCCCAGTTGTTTCGAACAGCTGCCACAAAGTGGATTTCTCTTGTAG